A stretch of the Amycolatopsis sp. BJA-103 genome encodes the following:
- a CDS encoding NAD(P)/FAD-dependent oxidoreductase, which produces MTTASDVIVVGAGLAGLSAATRLHRTGVRVIVLEADDDVGGRVRTDEVDGFRLDRGFQVLLPAYPAVRRLITEDDLQLRKFTRGTIATLPDGHRWLAGPWHGLPAIRGLAQFAMHHPGDALRMTRLVLRDALAPNSVVRKDAQRTTAEEFMRWGLSASTIEEVLRPFLAGVFLDPALNTSSRLFHLLWRSFLRGGGALPAHGMQTLPRSLAAGLPTETIRTGITVDEVTDGGVRTSSGEHLTANAVIVATDGDAASRLLPGIEAPEWHAVTTFYYRADTAPLRSPTLLLDGTTDLLLNTAVISEIAPEYAPEGSSLIAASVPGRSDVHLEARVRERLTRIYRTDTSEWELLHAYAVPRALPVFPAGAPLRRPVRVSDGRYVCGDHRDTPSIQGALVSGQRAARAVLADLPGR; this is translated from the coding sequence ATGACCACAGCGTCCGATGTCATCGTCGTGGGAGCGGGGCTCGCCGGGCTGAGCGCGGCGACCCGTCTTCACCGAACAGGTGTCCGGGTCATCGTGCTCGAAGCGGACGACGACGTCGGTGGCCGCGTCCGCACGGACGAAGTCGACGGCTTCCGCCTCGATCGAGGTTTCCAGGTATTGCTCCCCGCCTACCCGGCGGTGCGGCGGCTGATCACGGAAGACGACCTGCAGCTGCGGAAGTTCACGCGCGGCACCATAGCCACCCTCCCCGACGGCCACCGCTGGCTGGCAGGTCCCTGGCACGGCCTTCCCGCGATTCGAGGACTCGCCCAGTTCGCCATGCACCATCCGGGCGATGCCCTCCGCATGACCAGGCTGGTCCTGCGCGACGCCTTGGCTCCGAACTCGGTCGTGCGCAAGGACGCTCAGCGGACGACCGCGGAAGAGTTCATGCGCTGGGGGCTGTCGGCGAGCACGATCGAGGAGGTCCTACGACCGTTCCTCGCCGGGGTGTTCCTGGACCCGGCGCTGAACACCTCTTCACGGCTCTTTCACTTACTGTGGCGGAGTTTCCTCCGTGGCGGCGGCGCCCTGCCCGCCCACGGAATGCAGACTCTCCCCCGATCACTGGCGGCGGGCCTGCCGACCGAAACGATCCGCACGGGCATCACGGTCGACGAAGTCACCGACGGCGGCGTCCGCACGAGTTCCGGCGAACACCTGACCGCGAACGCCGTTATCGTCGCCACCGACGGCGACGCCGCCTCTCGCCTGCTTCCGGGTATCGAGGCGCCGGAGTGGCACGCGGTCACCACGTTCTACTATCGCGCCGACACCGCTCCCCTGCGCTCGCCGACACTGCTTCTCGACGGCACGACCGACCTTCTGCTCAACACCGCGGTCATCAGCGAGATCGCGCCGGAATACGCTCCCGAGGGCTCCTCGCTCATTGCCGCGTCGGTGCCCGGCCGGTCCGACGTCCACCTCGAAGCACGAGTTCGCGAACGCCTGACCCGCATTTACCGGACCGACACCAGCGAATGGGAACTGCTGCATGCGTACGCCGTGCCACGAGCCTTACCGGTCTTCCCCGCCGGAGCCCCACTACGCCGCCCTGTCCGTGTCAGCGATGGCCGTTACGTCTGCGGCGATCACCGCGACACCCCATCGATCCAGGGCGCACTCGTTTCGGGGCAACGGGCCGCCCGGGCCGTGCTCGCAGATCTCCCAGGCCGCTGA
- a CDS encoding trypsin-like peptidase domain-containing protein: MAAQAKTKAVANTVRQAIATSRATGFTSIELRGTSIELSYKGPVPDAVQTAIAQARRTGPVIIKAARYSLAELETAMARITGKLRTQPGGPAHSIEITPDGQGLVVGVDRATTASALDLPQVSIPVQIAHRERLTPYVGRHNDAPPYWGGAEIVNTDVSAGCSSGFGVRNGGQRYLLTAGHCGRPGGGWENGDRSRFVGNATHEHVEHDLLLIATDAGGRIYDGGVGTGEFSKGVSGWAWVIGGEELCSSGAVSGAICGHVVEAFGKVLCGYDPYGNYECYSGLVQSRHRTGAIAGRPGDSGGPVFSLDGTDRVVAKGTITGGQINGPILLWQQFGTAVADLGITPVTS; this comes from the coding sequence ATGGCCGCGCAAGCCAAGACCAAGGCTGTCGCGAACACTGTCCGCCAGGCCATCGCCACCAGCCGCGCCACCGGCTTCACCAGCATCGAGTTACGCGGAACCTCGATCGAACTGTCCTACAAGGGACCGGTCCCCGACGCGGTGCAGACCGCGATCGCGCAGGCCCGCCGAACAGGACCGGTCATCATCAAGGCCGCCCGGTATTCCCTGGCCGAACTGGAAACCGCCATGGCACGGATCACCGGAAAACTGCGTACCCAACCCGGCGGGCCCGCGCACAGCATCGAAATCACACCCGACGGCCAGGGACTGGTCGTCGGGGTCGACCGGGCCACCACCGCCTCGGCACTCGATCTGCCACAGGTGTCGATACCGGTGCAGATCGCACACCGGGAGCGACTCACTCCGTACGTCGGGCGCCACAACGACGCACCCCCCTACTGGGGCGGTGCAGAGATCGTCAATACCGACGTTTCCGCCGGCTGCTCGTCGGGCTTCGGAGTGCGAAACGGTGGCCAGCGGTACCTGCTGACCGCCGGTCACTGCGGGCGTCCGGGCGGCGGCTGGGAGAACGGCGACCGCAGCCGGTTCGTCGGCAACGCTACCCACGAGCACGTTGAGCACGATCTGCTGCTCATCGCCACGGACGCGGGCGGCCGGATCTACGACGGCGGCGTCGGCACCGGCGAGTTCTCCAAGGGCGTCTCCGGCTGGGCATGGGTCATCGGCGGCGAGGAACTGTGCAGTTCCGGAGCGGTCAGCGGGGCGATCTGCGGGCACGTCGTCGAAGCATTCGGCAAGGTTCTGTGCGGCTATGACCCGTATGGCAACTACGAGTGCTACTCAGGACTCGTCCAGTCCAGACACAGGACCGGTGCGATCGCCGGTCGCCCCGGAGACAGCGGCGGACCGGTGTTCAGCCTGGACGGCACCGACCGGGTCGTCGCCAAAGGCACCATCACCGGCGGGCAAATCAACGGCCCAATCCTGCTGTGGCAGCAGTTCGGAACCGCAGTCGCCGATCTCGGCATCACACCCGTAACCAGCTGA
- a CDS encoding peptidase inhibitor family I36 protein produces MRSGLSVVLGLAILVATASVTPAQASAPAPATRAGDVSITAWADCPPGWLCVWEHTNAQGWMARLQTSLSDLRNFGFNDRISSLWNRTADSWCAYSGIGYGGDRLPIEPGQKIDFGDKGWDNTISSLRRGIC; encoded by the coding sequence ATGCGTTCGGGATTGAGCGTTGTCCTCGGGCTCGCCATACTGGTCGCCACCGCCTCGGTGACACCAGCGCAGGCGTCAGCTCCAGCTCCGGCGACGCGAGCTGGGGACGTGTCGATCACAGCCTGGGCGGACTGCCCGCCCGGCTGGCTCTGCGTGTGGGAACACACCAACGCACAAGGCTGGATGGCCCGCCTCCAGACCAGCCTGTCCGATCTCAGGAACTTCGGTTTCAACGACCGGATCTCGTCGCTCTGGAACAGAACCGCAGACTCATGGTGCGCCTATTCCGGAATCGGCTACGGCGGCGACCGCTTGCCCATCGAACCAGGCCAGAAAATCGACTTTGGTGACAAAGGCTGGGACAACACGATCAGCTCGCTACGCCGAGGAATTTGCTAG
- a CDS encoding peptidase inhibitor family I36 protein encodes MRLFKALPATLGLVALATVAPATVAQAAPASQEGDVSITAYSDCPSGWFCAWEHAGGQGRMVRFQTGSADLRGQNFNDQISSVWNRTNSIWCTYLDINYRGEGWRVSSGWQGNTSVYNRNDNISSLRDC; translated from the coding sequence ATGCGTTTGTTCAAGGCACTGCCCGCAACACTCGGGCTCGTCGCTCTGGCGACAGTCGCCCCGGCAACCGTGGCGCAAGCCGCGCCGGCGTCACAGGAAGGCGATGTGTCGATCACCGCCTACTCGGACTGTCCCTCCGGCTGGTTCTGCGCGTGGGAGCACGCAGGCGGCCAGGGCCGGATGGTGCGCTTCCAGACCGGCTCCGCCGACCTCCGTGGGCAGAACTTCAACGACCAGATCTCCTCCGTCTGGAACCGCACCAACAGCATCTGGTGCACCTACCTCGACATCAACTACCGCGGCGAGGGCTGGCGCGTCTCCTCCGGCTGGCAGGGAAACACCAGCGTGTACAACCGCAACGACAACATCAGCTCTCTGCGCGACTGCTGA
- a CDS encoding AfsR/SARP family transcriptional regulator yields MNVEFRLLGEVEVVLGGRRVWAGHAQQRTVLAILLVQVNHAVSVDELVDAVWGDGLPRRPRETLYGHVSRLRRLFATVECVSIRKQPGGYVLDADPLQVDLYRFDSLVSQARACDSDEGSLALIDEALGLWRGKLLAGSDAPWLWPVRERLERQRLAVELDRNDIELRLGGHAGLLARLTAQVTEHPLDERLAGQLMLAQYRCGRQAQALKTYRQVCDRLGEELGVTPAADLQQVYQRVLTADSSLVAPSLQAPVPRQLPAVPMAFIGRDAELGHLAAAHHSNNGAPVITAVGGAGGIGKTWLALRWAHDNVDRFPDGQLYANLRGFDPTEPPIPAATILAAFLRSLGVPLRDIPVDHDTRASYYRSLVADKQILVVLDNARDRAHVEPLLPGTPSCQVLITSRNDLTSLVTTHGARTVPLDYLGDGDGHALLSGYLGAERMDAEPAAVTSLLHHCGGLPLALGILAARAARHPHFPLAVLAEELADDTTRLATLQTGDLHADLGAVIASSYRALETETADAFQRLGYMIGPDIGLPAAARLTEQPHSRTRAMLDELERLHLVQQHQPGRYRMHDLVRLFARNIADPEPDAVGRLLDFYLTGSAQAAEPSRDQHIRWLETEYDNLVAASATAAEHGWNDHAWRLADALWYFRYARGYGDDWIDTLVTALQAARQLGDRTGEAATLKQLGNASLQCGRPHDSLRYGENALERYRALGNLRGKAAVSNNLGVAHAQLGHYAEAAKSLRMSAALHRETGVLHLYASTQGCLGTVLAQLGHIDEALQCGKEALAATELLTATHDTANGASEPDFSLDSIRGCVQGSHGVILRIAGRYDEALAHLRNALIFVRRIREKTSECNGLNELGETLRCAGQPAEALTAFEQALALGRSMVFPYGAAKAHAGTAKCDGAHADEHRTASIKLFTEMGVLDNEIQRLTSGPIIRVSR; encoded by the coding sequence ATGAACGTCGAGTTCCGCCTGCTGGGGGAGGTGGAGGTCGTACTCGGCGGCCGCCGGGTATGGGCAGGGCACGCTCAGCAGCGCACCGTTCTGGCCATCTTGCTGGTCCAGGTCAACCACGCCGTTTCCGTGGATGAGCTCGTCGATGCCGTGTGGGGCGACGGGTTGCCGCGGCGACCGCGCGAGACGCTGTACGGGCATGTCTCGCGGCTGCGACGTCTGTTCGCCACCGTGGAGTGCGTCTCTATCCGCAAACAGCCCGGCGGTTACGTGCTGGACGCGGACCCGCTGCAGGTGGACCTGTACCGCTTCGACAGCCTGGTCAGCCAGGCACGCGCGTGCGACAGCGACGAAGGCTCGCTCGCGCTGATCGATGAGGCACTCGGCCTGTGGCGCGGCAAGCTATTGGCCGGATCGGACGCCCCGTGGTTGTGGCCGGTGCGTGAGCGACTGGAGAGGCAGCGTCTCGCCGTCGAGCTCGACCGCAACGACATAGAGTTGCGCCTGGGCGGACACGCCGGTCTGCTGGCGCGGCTGACCGCTCAGGTGACCGAGCATCCGCTCGATGAGCGCCTGGCAGGCCAGTTGATGCTGGCGCAGTACCGCTGCGGTCGCCAGGCCCAGGCGCTCAAGACTTATCGGCAGGTGTGTGACCGGCTCGGTGAGGAACTCGGTGTCACCCCGGCAGCCGACTTGCAGCAGGTCTACCAGCGGGTCCTGACCGCGGACTCGTCCCTTGTCGCACCGTCCCTCCAAGCCCCGGTGCCTCGGCAACTCCCCGCGGTGCCCATGGCCTTCATCGGGAGAGACGCGGAACTCGGCCACCTCGCCGCGGCCCACCACAGCAACAACGGCGCTCCGGTGATCACCGCTGTCGGCGGGGCCGGCGGCATCGGGAAAACGTGGCTCGCACTGCGCTGGGCACACGACAACGTCGACCGGTTCCCCGACGGGCAGCTGTACGCCAATCTCCGTGGCTTCGACCCCACCGAGCCGCCGATTCCGGCGGCGACCATCCTGGCGGCGTTTCTTCGCTCTCTCGGTGTGCCGCTCCGCGACATCCCCGTAGATCACGACACCCGAGCGTCGTACTACCGCAGTCTGGTCGCTGACAAACAGATCTTGGTAGTGCTCGACAACGCCCGCGACAGGGCCCACGTCGAACCGCTACTGCCCGGGACCCCGTCCTGCCAGGTGCTCATCACCAGCCGCAACGACTTGACCAGCCTGGTGACCACGCATGGCGCACGGACCGTGCCGCTCGACTACCTCGGCGACGGCGACGGCCACGCGCTCCTCAGCGGCTATCTCGGCGCCGAGCGGATGGATGCGGAACCCGCCGCTGTCACGTCGCTGCTGCACCACTGTGGAGGCCTTCCCCTCGCGCTCGGCATCCTCGCCGCGCGTGCCGCCCGTCACCCGCACTTTCCTCTGGCGGTGCTGGCCGAGGAGCTCGCCGACGACACCACTCGGCTTGCCACTCTGCAGACCGGTGACCTGCACGCGGATCTCGGTGCCGTCATCGCGAGCTCGTACCGTGCGCTGGAAACGGAAACCGCCGACGCGTTCCAGCGCCTGGGGTACATGATCGGGCCGGACATCGGGCTCCCCGCGGCGGCGCGGCTCACCGAGCAGCCTCACTCACGGACACGAGCGATGCTGGACGAGCTGGAACGCCTGCACTTGGTGCAGCAGCATCAGCCTGGCCGCTATCGGATGCACGACCTGGTCCGGCTCTTCGCACGAAACATCGCCGACCCGGAACCGGACGCTGTCGGCCGGCTACTCGACTTCTACCTGACCGGCTCTGCCCAGGCTGCTGAACCGAGCCGCGATCAGCACATCCGCTGGCTGGAAACCGAGTACGACAACCTCGTGGCGGCAAGCGCCACCGCAGCCGAACACGGCTGGAACGACCACGCATGGCGGCTGGCCGACGCGCTGTGGTACTTCCGCTATGCCCGCGGGTATGGCGACGACTGGATCGACACCCTCGTCACCGCGCTACAGGCAGCTCGTCAACTCGGCGACCGTACCGGTGAGGCGGCCACCCTGAAACAACTCGGCAACGCGTCCCTCCAGTGCGGACGACCTCATGATTCCCTCCGCTACGGCGAGAATGCCCTTGAGCGCTATCGCGCACTCGGGAACCTCCGGGGAAAGGCTGCCGTCTCGAACAATCTCGGAGTCGCTCACGCCCAGCTCGGCCACTACGCCGAGGCAGCCAAAAGTCTCCGAATGTCAGCTGCGCTGCATCGAGAAACCGGTGTCCTCCACCTGTACGCGTCAACTCAGGGCTGCCTGGGCACGGTGCTCGCACAGCTGGGGCACATCGATGAGGCCCTCCAGTGCGGTAAGGAAGCCCTGGCGGCTACGGAACTTCTGACAGCCACACACGACACCGCGAACGGAGCCAGTGAGCCGGACTTCAGCCTCGACTCTATCCGCGGATGCGTCCAGGGAAGCCACGGCGTCATTCTGCGGATCGCAGGTCGCTACGACGAGGCGCTAGCCCACCTTCGCAACGCTCTGATCTTCGTCCGCCGCATACGTGAAAAGACCTCCGAATGCAATGGACTCAACGAACTCGGCGAGACACTCCGGTGCGCCGGCCAACCCGCTGAGGCCCTCACAGCCTTCGAACAGGCGCTCGCACTCGGACGTTCAATGGTCTTCCCCTACGGAGCAGCAAAGGCCCACGCCGGGACCGCCAAGTGCGACGGTGCTCACGCCGATGAACATCGGACCGCCTCGATCAAGCTCTTCACCGAAATGGGAGTCCTTGACAACGAGATCCAGAGATTGACCAGTGGGCCGATTATAAGAGTCTCGCGATGA
- a CDS encoding helix-turn-helix domain-containing protein, whose amino-acid sequence MDVSSTRSELARLLAALKECSGLSYSDLGRKSHISSSTLHRYCSGVTVPPDYRTIAAIATACGATDQDLADLLRHWQVANGQLTVETPVSAIETPDLASGSGRWRPRSLAAAAAVLVAIVIPSSTAFNDADPSTPAPAAAPADAAIRYEFAPRRILAPRMPKAVPGGSWKPDHEVVALGSVELEMSTTQTAFVVSVMRASSATHRSLFGNEVRCRWPGGEQNFVTGQNILQEGASSEREKEEVQLTTRFLLHPGVATTVACTAYARAAALREDLDAQFRLDSGRIEVADTSVDNMTTGAPAQAGVVPRGLLRVGPDPRMIAREPVLRSFTFAPGFTHVSVVADTQYQTCYPQKDKHCDTPAPTTSTATFTLYVAQWKGNEVCHKNRATGELREMSYAVHHHHVPLHLPNFTVRADCDPRFSAYVMVKWVDGMDGAVQGTVEDLTDSHGSTSTHNANTSHIFMIPHKG is encoded by the coding sequence ATGGATGTGTCGAGCACGCGCAGCGAGCTTGCGCGACTTCTCGCTGCGCTCAAGGAGTGCAGCGGGCTGAGCTATTCAGATCTTGGCCGAAAGTCGCATATCAGCAGTTCCACCTTGCATCGATACTGTTCTGGAGTAACGGTTCCACCCGATTATCGGACGATTGCCGCAATCGCCACCGCGTGTGGGGCGACTGACCAAGACCTCGCCGATTTGCTACGGCACTGGCAGGTGGCAAACGGCCAGCTCACCGTGGAGACACCGGTTTCCGCAATCGAAACTCCGGACCTGGCCTCCGGCTCTGGCCGGTGGCGCCCACGGTCACTCGCGGCCGCCGCCGCGGTCCTCGTGGCGATCGTGATCCCGTCGAGCACGGCATTCAATGACGCAGACCCCTCCACACCCGCGCCCGCCGCCGCGCCCGCCGACGCCGCCATCCGATACGAGTTCGCGCCACGTCGCATACTTGCGCCGCGGATGCCCAAGGCAGTGCCTGGCGGGTCCTGGAAGCCCGATCATGAGGTGGTGGCGCTGGGCAGCGTCGAGCTCGAGATGTCGACGACGCAGACCGCGTTCGTGGTGTCGGTGATGCGCGCGAGCTCGGCGACCCACCGCTCGCTGTTCGGCAACGAGGTGCGGTGCAGGTGGCCCGGCGGTGAGCAGAACTTCGTGACCGGACAGAACATCCTGCAGGAAGGCGCGTCGTCGGAGCGGGAGAAGGAAGAGGTCCAGCTGACCACACGCTTCCTGCTGCATCCTGGTGTCGCCACCACAGTCGCCTGCACCGCCTACGCCCGCGCCGCCGCGCTCAGGGAAGACCTCGACGCGCAGTTCCGGCTGGACAGCGGGCGGATCGAGGTAGCCGACACGTCCGTGGACAACATGACAACAGGCGCGCCCGCCCAGGCGGGTGTGGTGCCGCGTGGCCTCCTGCGGGTGGGACCGGACCCCCGCATGATCGCCCGGGAGCCGGTACTCAGGTCCTTCACCTTCGCACCTGGCTTCACTCACGTCAGCGTCGTCGCCGACACCCAATACCAGACCTGCTACCCGCAGAAGGACAAGCACTGCGACACGCCCGCCCCGACCACGTCGACGGCCACCTTCACTCTGTACGTCGCTCAGTGGAAGGGCAACGAGGTCTGCCACAAGAACCGGGCTACCGGGGAACTTCGCGAGATGTCGTACGCGGTGCACCACCATCACGTGCCATTGCACCTGCCCAACTTCACCGTCCGCGCCGACTGTGACCCCCGGTTCAGCGCCTACGTCATGGTGAAGTGGGTAGACGGGATGGACGGCGCGGTACAGGGCACCGTCGAAGACCTGACCGACTCACACGGATCCACCTCAACGCACAACGCCAACACGAGCCACATCTTCATGATCCCCCACAAGGGCTGA
- a CDS encoding peptidase inhibitor family I36 protein, giving the protein MRSANVLSAAVAIAALVASQPAATAHADTVSAGAYDDCPAGWFCAWDGPNGTGRVLMTQVSIPDLSTVGMDNQISSLWDRTGVMWCAYDEPYSRGITLRAGNNWRGSLFGRSDNMSSSLVRGC; this is encoded by the coding sequence ATGCGTTCAGCCAACGTCCTCAGCGCAGCCGTCGCAATCGCGGCTCTGGTAGCCAGCCAACCGGCCGCAACAGCCCACGCGGACACCGTGTCGGCCGGGGCCTATGACGATTGCCCAGCCGGCTGGTTCTGTGCCTGGGACGGGCCAAACGGCACCGGCAGGGTCCTTATGACCCAGGTCAGCATCCCCGACCTCAGTACCGTCGGCATGGACAACCAGATCTCATCGCTCTGGGATCGAACCGGCGTCATGTGGTGCGCCTACGATGAACCGTATTCTCGCGGCATCACCTTGCGGGCAGGGAACAACTGGAGAGGCTCGCTCTTCGGGAGATCCGACAACATGAGCAGCTCGCTCGTCAGAGGCTGCTAG